The nucleotide sequence ATCCCGCCCGGGCCCTGGGGCGGCTGGCGGCGGACATCAACGCGTCCATGATCATTGTGGGCTCGCCGGAACCTGGTTTGGGGCACCGGATTTCCGAGGCCCTCAACGGTTCCGTGGCTGCCTGGCTCAGCCATCACCAGCGCCGGCCGGTGCTGATTGTGCCCCAGAAAAAGCGCCATGACGGGGACCGGAGAAACTAAAGCGAAAGTACTTATTCGAGGTGGTGGCATTGGCGTCCCATGGCACGTAGAGTGATGAGTGCAGGAAGCGAAAGCGCCTGCTCAAAGACCGCTCCGGAGTGCGTATCCCCCAATAACGCACTCCGGAGCTCTTTGCTTTAACGGCAGCGCGATGCGGCCGCAGCCGCGCCCGATGCGGCCACTACATGCTTAAAGCACAACGGCCCCGGCATGCCTTTTGACAGGCATGCCGGGGCCGTTCCGGTTTCACATTGGCTCGTGACGGTAGAAGCTCACGACGCCGGAACCCACCGTGGGTGCCGGCGGTTCACCTCACGAAGGTGTACAGCAGGGCCGCCATTCCGAAGCCCACAATGGACAGCACGGTTTCCAGCACGGTCCAGGTCTTCAGGGTGTCCTTGACGGACATGTTGAAGTACTTGGAGATGATCCAGAATCCGCCGTCGTTGACGTGGCTGGCGATGATGGAGCCGGAGGAAATGGCCACCACGATCAGGGCGAGCTGCGGCTGGGAGTACCCGGTGGCCAGGCTCGGTGCCAGGATGCCGCCGGTGGTCACGATTGCCACGGTGGCCGAGCCTTGGGCGATGCGCATGCCCGCACTGATGACGAACGCGGACAGGATGATCGGCAGGCCGGCCTGGGACAGCGAGTCCGCAACAGCCTTACCAACACCCGTGGCGGACAGGACTGCTCCGAAGAAGGCACCGGCACCGACCACGAGGAGAATCATGCCTACGGGCCGCAGCGAAGATCCCGTGATTTCACTGAGCTCGGCGGAGGTCATGCCGCGGCGGATGCCCAGCAGCCACATGGCCAGCAGCACGGCCACGGTCAATGCGATGGCCGGGTTGCCGAAGAACTGGAGGACGTCCCGGAAAGCCCCGGGAGGAGCGAAGATGTTGCCGAACGTGCCGCCAAGGATGAGGATCATGGGCAGGCCGATGGCCAGCAGCACCAGGCCGATGGACGGTTCGTGGCCCCGGGCTCCCTCGGCCTCGGGAACGATCCGGTCTTCCGGAACGGACACCATCACGCGCTTGCCGATGTACGTACCCCACAGGATGCCGGAAGCGAACCAGGCGGGGATGCCGCAGATGAGGCCCATGAGGATGATCCAGCCAAGGTCA is from Paenarthrobacter nicotinovorans and encodes:
- a CDS encoding GntP family permease, with the protein product MNEFLEWLRHDTAGLLLLAGAGIALLLFLIIKVKLEPFIALVGTGVIVALVGGISVEALVGSATKSSDALIEKGFAGILGHITVIIGLGTVLGAILERSGGAEVLLGRLVKIFGEKGTPLAMGITGFVLGIPVFFDIGIFVLAPLVYVAAIRGGKSLALYALPLLAGLSVTHAFLPPHPGPVAAAGLFHVDLGWIILMGLICGIPAWFASGILWGTYIGKRVMVSVPEDRIVPEAEGARGHEPSIGLVLLAIGLPMILILGGTFGNIFAPPGAFRDVLQFFGNPAIALTVAVLLAMWLLGIRRGMTSAELSEITGSSLRPVGMILLVVGAGAFFGAVLSATGVGKAVADSLSQAGLPIILSAFVISAGMRIAQGSATVAIVTTGGILAPSLATGYSQPQLALIVVAISSGSIIASHVNDGGFWIISKYFNMSVKDTLKTWTVLETVLSIVGFGMAALLYTFVR